Below is a genomic region from Persicimonas caeni.
CACATGACGCGGGCGACGGTCTTCACCTCCCGGCCGGTAGCGGTGCCCTCGATGTAGACAACGAGGTTGACTGCCTCGGCGATCAGTTGCACAGGAGCCCTGGGGATAGCTTCCTCGATGAGACTCTCGAGCCGAGTGAGCCCCCTCAACGCGCTGTTGGCGTGGATGGTGGCACAGCCCCCATTGTGTCCGGTGTTCCATGCCTTCAAGAGATCGAGAGCCGACGCGTCGCGCACCTCACCGACGACGATCCGATCCGGCCTGCTACGAAGACTGTCTTTGACCGCCTTTTGCCAGGTAAAGCCGCTGTCCCGGTCGATGTAAAACGCGATGTGATTGGGCGCGGTGCACTGAAGTTCCGGCGTATCCTCAATGGTGAGCACGCGGTCTTCGGTCCCCGAAATGACCTGCAGAATAGCGTTCGCCAGCGTCGTCTTTCCCGAGCCGGTGCCCCCAACGATGAGGACGTTCTGACGGTCGACCACCGCTTCATAGATGGCCTTGGCCTGCTCGTAAGACATGTAGCCGTCGTCTACGTAGTCCTGCAGGCTGAACACGCGGGTTGCGCGCTGGCGGATGACAAACATGGGTGCCGGCACCACGGGAGGCACAAACCCCTGGAAGCGCGCGCCGGATTCGGGGAGCACAGCAGCAAGGGAGGGCTTTTGTCGGTTGCACACCTCGTCGGCCGACGATGCGACGATGTTGATGATGGATTCGACTTCCGCAGAGCGGACGCGAACGCCCGAGTCAACCATGCCGACGCTAAACTTCTCGACCCAGACCCTGCCGTCTGGATTCGCCATAACCTCGGTGATGAGCTCGTCGTTGAGCAGTTGCCACAGCTCGGGTCCGCAACTGTGCTCGAGCATGTTCATGAGGCGGTCTTGTTTTTCCGACATCAGAAGCTCCGTGATCACAAATCGAAAAATAGATAAGTATACAAATAGCCAAATAGTCAGTCGTCGAAGACGAACTTGACCTTGCCCTCGTCGCCAAGCGTCAGCCTGGTGGAGAAGGACTTTCCGGCCTTGGACTTAAAGCCTTTGAGTTTGCGGGTGGTTTTCCCCTCGAGGAGCTGAGTGGCGACCGACGTCGTGATGCGCTTTCCGGCAATCTTCTTGAAGATGACGAAAGCGCAGTCGCGCCCCGTTCTGCAGTAGTACGCCTTCTTACCCTCGAGGACGTCGGCACCACACAGCGGGCAGGTGCCCAGGGTCTCAGGCCCAGCGGACGGCAAGTCGACCGAGCGAGTGATGATGTTTCCAACGACCTCGCGGGTGAGCTTGCGCACCTGCCCCATGAAGGCGCCGCGCTCAAGCTTCACCGTGGCAATTGAGTCCTACAACCGGCCCTCACTCCATAACCGCGTCGAAGTTTTCACGATCCTCATCACGAACGCTTGGGAGTTACTGCTAAAGGCGGAAATCATCAAAGCGTCCGACAACATAGACGCCATTTTTTACAAGGACTCAGACCGGTCGCTTGCAATTCGAGATGCGCTGAAGCAACGAATTCCCAAGGAAAATGATCCGGTGCGGAAAAACCTCGAAAAGGTGTGTGACCTGCGCGATAATGCAGTGCATCTGCTGATTCCAGAGCTTCAGGCGCATTGGTCACGTCTGTTTCAGGCCAATGTTCTCAACTTCATTACACGCTACGAAGATGCCACCGGAGAGAATCTCTTCAACAGCGGTCGTGGCATGCTCAGCCTCATCGTGGACCGAGAAGCAGCCGAGCTAGCCACGATCAAGCTGAAGTTTGGAGAAGCATCTGCCGAAACAGTTGAATTATTCTTGCAGCGGTTTCTCGCAGACGAGGAAGAACTTGATACGCCGAACTTTGCGATTCCGGTCGACTATCGGCTGGTGCTCACGAAGGCCAATCAGCAGGGAGATATAGTGCTGTCGCACGGTGAGGGTGGCCGACGTGCGATAAAGGTTGTCCAATCGAGAAACATCGATAAGACGCACCCGCATCTGATGATGGAAGCAGTCGAATTGATCGGTGAGCGTCTGCCCGAGCACCACGTTACCAGACCTCGTGTGACGGCAATTTGCGAGAAGCATCACATCTATAACTCACCGGGTTCGAAATACTACGACGAGATTCAAAAGCCGTTCACAAGACGCTTCTCTGACACATTTGTTGATTGGGTTGTGGAGAAGGCGAGTGAGGATACTGAGTGGATTGAGCGTGCGTGGGACTGGTACTCGTGAAATCGGACGTCTTTTGGCTGAACGACAATGCGATACCGCGGGAACAGTGAGGCCTTCTCGGACGAAAATAGCGTCTGTCAGGTCGCCAACGGCTACCAAAAGCCGCATATGGCTGGCTACGAGCGAGAGTTTCTATCATCAAATCATGCTCTTTCGAGCAAGGGAGTCTTGAGTGTCGAGACGCGCTCCAACATTAGATTCATTGCTTCGTTCGGGGTACTTTCCAAAAGAACTTCCTCCTGCGTTTACGACCGCCCCCTTCGCGAATGCTTTTGCTGAGAAAGACATCGACGAAGAGTTCTTTGGCATTACGAACGCCAGTGACCCAAATGCGGTCGCCAATCGTTTCAAAGGAGCTTCTGCGACCCGTCCCGCACAGCACTTTTTGGCGCTGCGGAACGGTGGCCGACGACGACTTGAAGTTCCGAACCCCGCAAGCTTCTATTGGCTTGCGAAAGAAATAAGTGCAGGATGGCACGAGCTATGGGCGAAGATCGGTCGATCTCAACTGTCGATTTCTGCGCCGCAAGTAAACGATGATTCTAGCCGTGCGGTTACCCCACAGTCTCCTGGTAATAAGCGTCCAGAAATTCGCGCGCAGCGTTTTTGCTACGGGACAATACTGTTTGAGTGCGACATAGCGTCCTACTACCCGTCGATCTATACCCATTCCATTCCTTGGGTTCTACATGGGAAAGAAAAGGCGAAGTCCAACAAGAATGGGCTGAAACTGTTGGGTAATCGGCTGGACAAGTTGTGCCAGAACTGTCAGCGCCGGCAAACTCGGGGGATTCCAGTCGGGCCAGACACCTCACTAATTATCAGCGAGTTGCTTCTTTCAGAAGTGGACGTGCGACTGTCTGAATTAGACGAATTACGGGGAGGAATGCGCTTTTATGATGACTTCGAGTTGGTGTGCGAGACTGACGATGATGCTAACTTACTTAGGAGTTCGATTGAAGATGCACTGGAGTGGCTAGAGCTTGAGGTGAACAATCGGAAGTGCCGGATTGAACGTCTTCCTGTTGAGTTGGATCCTCCCTGGCGGCGAGAGCTACGACGGTGGGAAGCAAAAAAACGTTCTGGACCCTCGATTCGAGGAGTAAACAAGCTGAACCCGCAAGAGTTACTAGATTTTTGGGATACCACAACAGCTCTTCAGGGCGACGCCCCGCATGATCCAGTGATTAAAGAAGCGATCGTAAGGCTCAGTCTGCGCGACGGATTGGCAGTACGACCGAGCCGAAGATATCAAAAGTTTTTGGCGTCGGCGCTCCGGCTTCAACCGGCCTTGGCTAGACCTGCGTTCACGGAATTGCTGCGGATCAAGAAACATGGGTGCCTCGACGCCGATCTCCTCAACGACGTGCTCTCACATCGAGTAAAGCGATTCGCACAAACGCGGGCAACGAATGAGGTGGCTTGGAGTGTATGGGGCGCACTCGCGTTGGATGTCTCACTTGGAGAAGAATGTGGCCAGATTCTTGCGGATGTAGATGATGCTTTTGTTGCTCTCTTGTCGTTGATAGCTCGGGAAAAAGGGCTGATTACGGGGCTTGGACGCATCGAGCGATGGAAGTCGTGGTGCACGGCGGAATCGCTCAAGGATGAAAATTGGCTTGGATGCTATCAAATTGCTAAGAGTGGCCTTATTGATGGGGTCGACAACAGTATTCTTGAATCTCAACACTATTCGTCTCAGCTGAGAGCCGCCGATGTGGATTTTGTTGATATTGACGACTTCGACGACATAGATGCGCTGATTGCGAAACTGAATTTGAAAAGATTGGCTCGAGAGCTCGATGGCGGAGGGCAGTCCTGAGGGGAAAGGCGCGGACCGGTCAAACTTCCACGCATCTGATGTCGTCGAGGTTTCGACTTCGCCGAAGAAACTCGAACTAGCGCTCGCTCGCCCCCTATGTACGGCGAGAGTAAGTTAGGCCGCACAGAGCAACTCTTTTGCGCGCAGCTGAACGGTGTCACACACCGTTCGGCGGCGCTCTATCAGATGAACGGTGCCACACACCGCTTGGCGGTGCACATGCGTCGACGTAGAGGGCTGGTTGCCGTTCTGGACCCGGCCTGAGAACACAAGAATAGTTTCGAGCTGCTTTGTTGATTGTGATTTCGAGGTTGTTTTGGCTGAGATGGATGATGGTAAGGGGTTGATACGGAAGGTGTTTCGGCAACGTGCCGAGGTTGTGAAGATTGTGCTGGTCGCAGTGTTGCTGAGTATCGGCGTGAATTTGATTGCTCAATTTACTTGGGATTGGGCAAAACCTCACAAACAAGCGATGTTAGTGGTGGGGCTGTTTCTTTGCGTTTTGGCTGTCGCGATTCTTGCCGTGAACCTTTTTTCGAAGATTACAAAGGTAAGGAGCGTCTTCGAAGGCATTTTCGTTTACGATGAGAAGTCCGACGCTTTCGTGAGTGTTGACCGATACTGGTTTTCTCACGAGATTTGCCGCTATTATGATGCGGCAATTGCCGAGGATTTAGCGCTAAAAGCTCGCTGGGAAAATTGCCGCTTTGAGTTATTTGGCAAGCGCAATGACATGTTTGTGGAATTGGCGACTTACGCTCTTCTTAACCAACTGTCGGTGCATCTTTCTGACTACTTTAATGATACGAGCTTTGAGGATGAGTCGCTCGAGGTTTTTCAGCGCGACGATCTCACCAAGGACGTTTTGAAGAATGAATTTCTAGCGCTATTCTCGAAGCCGATGGAGAAGCGAGCACCGTTTGTTAAACAGACCCTTGCTGAGAAAGATACGGGTCCGGGAGAGGTTATTGCGTCATTTAGTGACGGCGCAATTTATGAAAAATTTAGGTTGGTTCTGCCAAAGGGAAGTCGTCTCACACTGCGGGATGACGGTGCGATTTGTGTCAAAACAAGACGATTAGATTTGGTTTTAGGGGTCCGGTTTATTGGCACCCAGTCGTTGTTGCCAAGTGAATTTCAAAGGCTCTATCTTGGTGTGGAGCAACCTATTCACCACAGCGTTTACGAGGTAGACGTGTCAATCGAAGCCTCTTTTCGTTTATTGCCGCTACTCGCGAAGAAGGGCTGGCGTTACTACTTCTGGTTAGAGTCATTTTTTGAGGATATTAGGTCGAAGGTGTCACGAGAACACTTTCTGAAGTCTATCGGCTGGCAGACAGCGTATACCACCTACCGACTCATGAACCCAGAGACAAGAAACGACCAGCGG
It encodes:
- the trbB gene encoding P-type conjugative transfer ATPase TrbB — protein: MNMLEHSCGPELWQLLNDELITEVMANPDGRVWVEKFSVGMVDSGVRVRSAEVESIINIVASSADEVCNRQKPSLAAVLPESGARFQGFVPPVVPAPMFVIRQRATRVFSLQDYVDDGYMSYEQAKAIYEAVVDRQNVLIVGGTGSGKTTLANAILQVISGTEDRVLTIEDTPELQCTAPNHIAFYIDRDSGFTWQKAVKDSLRSRPDRIVVGEVRDASALDLLKAWNTGHNGGCATIHANSALRGLTRLESLIEEAIPRAPVQLIAEAVNLVVYIEGTATGREVKTVARVMCHDGQEYQLQEV
- a CDS encoding topoisomerase C-terminal repeat-containing protein is translated as MKLERGAFMGQVRKLTREVVGNIITRSVDLPSAGPETLGTCPLCGADVLEGKKAYYCRTGRDCAFVIFKKIAGKRITTSVATQLLEGKTTRKLKGFKSKAGKSFSTRLTLGDEGKVKFVFDD
- a CDS encoding DUF3644 domain-containing protein; the protein is MAIESYNRPSLHNRVEVFTILITNAWELLLKAEIIKASDNIDAIFYKDSDRSLAIRDALKQRIPKENDPVRKNLEKVCDLRDNAVHLLIPELQAHWSRLFQANVLNFITRYEDATGENLFNSGRGMLSLIVDREAAELATIKLKFGEASAETVELFLQRFLADEEELDTPNFAIPVDYRLVLTKANQQGDIVLSHGEGGRRAIKVVQSRNIDKTHPHLMMEAVELIGERLPEHHVTRPRVTAICEKHHIYNSPGSKYYDEIQKPFTRRFSDTFVDWVVEKASEDTEWIERAWDWYS
- a CDS encoding RNA-directed DNA polymerase, whose amino-acid sequence is MSRRAPTLDSLLRSGYFPKELPPAFTTAPFANAFAEKDIDEEFFGITNASDPNAVANRFKGASATRPAQHFLALRNGGRRRLEVPNPASFYWLAKEISAGWHELWAKIGRSQLSISAPQVNDDSSRAVTPQSPGNKRPEIRAQRFCYGTILFECDIASYYPSIYTHSIPWVLHGKEKAKSNKNGLKLLGNRLDKLCQNCQRRQTRGIPVGPDTSLIISELLLSEVDVRLSELDELRGGMRFYDDFELVCETDDDANLLRSSIEDALEWLELEVNNRKCRIERLPVELDPPWRRELRRWEAKKRSGPSIRGVNKLNPQELLDFWDTTTALQGDAPHDPVIKEAIVRLSLRDGLAVRPSRRYQKFLASALRLQPALARPAFTELLRIKKHGCLDADLLNDVLSHRVKRFAQTRATNEVAWSVWGALALDVSLGEECGQILADVDDAFVALLSLIAREKGLITGLGRIERWKSWCTAESLKDENWLGCYQIAKSGLIDGVDNSILESQHYSSQLRAADVDFVDIDDFDDIDALIAKLNLKRLARELDGGGQS